A region from the Poecilia reticulata strain Guanapo linkage group LG12, Guppy_female_1.0+MT, whole genome shotgun sequence genome encodes:
- the LOC103473999 gene encoding cholesterol 7-desaturase encodes MLQYKLGSVEGSGXTYQCKAVSWPVFSMFCXSGQQLVVFRGHDGKAHVLDAYCPHLGANLAMGGRVLGNCIECPFHGWQYRGSDGKCEKIPYSDKVPEFAQVRRWPSCEVNQQVLIWFHCDGLEPQWRVPEQPEVANGQWVYRGRTEHFINCHIQAGGKNSFQVGPGLVFLRFDHSFLGRGLMMHCVTPVEPLLQCVTHTMFYQRNIPAVVPKFILKGESIQVQHYEFMF; translated from the exons ATGTTACAGTACAAACTAGGTTCTGTTGAAGGTTCTGGTRCCACCTACCAGTGTAAAGCCGTCTCATGGCCtgttttttcaatgttttgtcRTTCAGGTCAGCAGCTGGTGGTGTTTCGGGGCCACGATGGGAAAGCCCATGTGCTGGACGCGTACTGCCCCCACCTGGGCGCCAACCTGGCTATGGGGGGCCGCGTGTTGGGAAACTGCATCGAATGCCCGTTCCATGGCTGGCAGTATCGGGGAAGCGACGGGAAATGTGAGAAGATTCCGTACTCAGATAAAG TACCTGAGTTTGCCCAGGTGCGCCGCTGGCCCAGCTGTGAGGTGAACCAGcaggttctgatctggttccaTTGTGACGGGTTGGAACCGCAGTGGAGGGTCCCGGAGCAGCCGGAGGTCGCTAACGGCCAGTGGGTCTACAGAGGCAGAACCGAGCATTTCATCAACTGCCACATTCAGGCAGGTGGAAARAATTCT TTCCAGGTGGGCCCAGGRTTGGTGTTTCTGCGGTTCGACCACAGCTTCCTGGGCCGGGGGCTGATGATGCACTGCGTGACGCCAGTGGAGCCGCTGCTGCAGTGCGTAACTCACACCATGTTCTACCAGAGGAACATCCCGGCTGTGGTGCCCAAATTCATCCTCAAAGGAGAATCCATCCAGGTGCAGCATTAtgaatttatgttttag
- the LOC103473964 gene encoding bile salt-activated lipase-like, producing the protein MLGILVAAAVFLEAVSATSLGVVTTEGGTVQGENIRLGTGRHMDVFKGIPFAAPPGRFEKPKRHSGWDGTLKATSYKPRCFQLTILMNDVYGSEDCLYLNIWVPHINSVASNLPVMVWIYGGAFLVGASTGANFLDNYLYSGQELADRGNVIVVTLGYRVGSLGFLSAGDSTMPGNYGLWDQQAAIAWVHRNIRSFGGDPSNITVFGESAGAVSVGLQTLTPHNKGMIKRAISQSGVALCPWAVNRNPRKLAEEVALQVNCPTDSRMATCLKMTDPKALTLAGKVHLSGSPDDPLVYNLVLSPVIDGDFLPDDPSNLFHNAADIDYMAGANDMDGHIFTGIDVPSXNSALLDTPIDDVKRLLSSLTKEKGTLGSENAFSTYTLDWGSKPSRETVKKTVVAIETDYLFLIPTQAALYLHASKAGTGRTYSYLFSEPNRLGGLLSPYPTWMGADQDPNNGGLSVPVSWPQFTASSHQFVDINGNMDGSSVGEKLRLRYVNFWTSVLPNLPTMYADSE; encoded by the exons ATGCTTGGGATTTTGGTTGCTGCTGCCGTTTTTCTGGAGGCCGTCTCCGCCACCTCC CTCGGGGTTGTCACTACCGAGGGAGGAACGGTGCAGGGGGAAAATATTCGCCTTGGCACCGGGCGGCACATGGACGTCTTCAAAGGCATCCCCTTCGCTGCACCGCCTGGAAGGTTTGAGAAGCCAAAGCGTCACTCTGGCTGGGACG GCACTCTGAAGGCCACTAGCTACAAGCCCAGATGCTTTCAGCTGACGATTCTCATGAACGACGTCTATGGCAGCGAGGACTGTCTTTACCTGAACATCTGGGTTCCTCACATCAACTCAG TGGCCTCCAATCTTCCTGTCATGGTCTGGATTTATGGTGGAGCTTTCTTGGTTGGAGCCTCAACAGGCGCTAACTTCCTGGACAACTATCTGTACAGCGGACAGGAACTCGCAGACAGAGGAAATGTCATTGTAGTGACACTGGGATACCGTGTGGGATCCCTTGGCTTCCTGAGTGCTGGAGACTCTACTATGCCTG GAAATTATGGACTGTGGGACCAGCAGGCCGCCATTGCATGGGTGCACAGAAACATCCGCTCATTTGGAGGAGACCCCAGCAACATCACCGTCTTTGGAGAGTCCGCCGGAGCAGTCAGTGTTGGTCTCCAG ACTCTCACTCCCCACAACAAGGGGATGATCAAGAGAGCCATCTCCCAAAGTGGGGTCGCCCTTTGCCCTTGGGCTGTCAACAGAAACCCACGCAAGCTTGCTGAAGAG GTTGCTCTGCAAGTCAACTGTCCCACCGATAGTCGCATGGCCACCTGTCTGAAAATGACCGACCCCAAGGCTCTGACATTGGCGGGAAAGGTCCATCTCTCCGGCTCRCCTGACG ACCCTCTGGTGTACAACCTGGTTCTGTCTCCTGTGATTGATGGCGACTTCCTGCCGGATGATCCATCCAACCTGTTCCACAACGCCGCCGACATCGACTACATGGCCGGAGCCAACGACATGGACGGACACATCTTCACAGGCATTGATGTCCCATCARTCAACTCTGCATTGTTGGACACCCCTAT TGATGATGTCAAGAGGCTCTTGAGTTCCTTAACCAAGGAAAAGGGAACGCTTGGTTCGGARAACGCCTTCTCCACGTACACCCTGGACTGGGGAAGCAAACCCAGCAGAGAGACTGTCAAGAAAACTGTTGTGGCCATCGAAACGGACTACCTTTTCCTGATTCCCACTCAGGCTGCTCTTTATCTCCACGCCTCCAAAGCAGG AACTGGTCGCACGTACTCGTACCTCTTCTCTGAGCCCAACCGTTTGGGAGGCCTCCTCAGCCCCTACCCAACCTGGATGGGCGCCGACCA AGACCCTAACAACGGAGGCCTGAGTGTGCCAGTTTCGTGGCCACAATTCACGGCAAGTTCACACCAGTTTGTGGACATCAATGGCAACATGGACGGCTCCTCCGTGGGAGAGAAGCTGAGGTTGCGCTATGTGAATTTCTGGACCAGCGTCCTGCCCAACCTTCCCACCATGTACGCGGACTCAGAGTGA
- the LOC108166745 gene encoding bile salt-activated lipase-like: MLFKRATLTIILVFRVLFLMAVLGVLVALSVLLEVSSATSLGVVSTEGGLVSGQNLLLGFFRYMDVFKGIPFADIPGRFEKPKQHPGWSGG, from the exons ATGCTATTTAAAAGAGCGACTCTGACAATCATCCTGGTTTTCAGGGTTTTATTCCTGATGGCGGTTCTCGGGGTTTTGGTTGCTCTTTCTGTTCTGCTGGAGGTCAGCTCTGCCACCTCT CTCGGGGTTGTGTCCACCGAGGGAGGGTTGGTGTCGGGTCAAAACCTTCTCCTGGGCTTCTTTCGCTACATGGACGTTTTTAAAGGCATTCCCTTCGCTGACATCCCTGGAAGGTTTGAGAAGCCAAAGCAACACCCAGGCTGGAGCGGTGGGTGA